From a region of the Hemibagrus wyckioides isolate EC202008001 linkage group LG06, SWU_Hwy_1.0, whole genome shotgun sequence genome:
- the LOC131353924 gene encoding leucine-rich repeat flightless-interacting protein 2-like, which produces MQRDANRQVNDLKFKLVKSEQEVTALEQNVTRLEGQVTRYKSASENAEKVEDELKAEKRKLQRELRSALDKIEELEASNSHLNKRLEKMKVYRGTTASP; this is translated from the exons ATGCAGA GAGATGCTAACAGGCAAGTAAATGACCTCAAATTTAAGCTGGTCAAGTCTGAGCAGGAAGTCACAGCTTTGGAACAGAAT GTAACAAGACTTGAAGGCCAGGTGACTCGGTACAAATCTGCATCAGAGAATGCAGAGAAAGTGGAGGATGAACTAAAAGCAGAGAAACGCAAACTGCAGAGAGAG cTCCGATCTGCATTGGACAAGATTGAGGAGTTGGAGGCAAGTAACAGCCACCTGAACAAACGGCTGGAGAAGATGAAGGTGTATCGAGGCACGACAGCATCACCCTAG